The following nucleotide sequence is from Photobacterium gaetbulicola Gung47.
AAGCCATAGCCTTCAGATAGCCAAAGCTGGAGGTGAGGCTGGCGGAACAGGAGGTAGCTCTTGTATTGCGACACATCGACATAGAAATCATTGGTTAGGGATTCTAGTGGGCCTGGAGGCTTGATACCAAGCTTGGCTTTATCCGATGGGCTGAGAACCCAATAGAAGTACTCTGGATAATTGATCACGGTGATTAAAAATGGCAGCTTACTTTGGGGTTTCATTATTGCCCTGCCGCCACGGAAGGAGGTAGCAATGTATTCGCTTTGATTGCTATTTGGCCTGTAATTAATTGAGGTGAAAAGCCAAGTTGAATCATTGACTTGATTGACGAAGTGGTGAGAAAGATTGGTATTGAAATCGCCATCTTCAAGAAAAATATTGTAAGACTTAACGCCCGATTGCAGGTTAGTGTTGTCTTTGAGCACATTCATTGCTGCTAGGGGCGGTATTTGCGGTAGATATTGATCCAGTAGCTGCCATAGGGTATTTAATTCTGAATGCTTGAAGCTAATTGCATGCGCGGTATCAATATCACAGCCGTTAGGTGTTTTGGTACAAAGAGCAATAGAGAATTCTTCGTCCAGCTTATGAATGAACATAAGAGTGTTGGTGAGATTGGTAGGTTTGAAAAAGAGTGCGGTGGTTTGAAGTAGGGAATCAAAATCATCCTGCTTCATTGATAAGAATATAAAGGTATTATTCTTTTTGTCATTGATTAGCTTGTATTTGTAATCAATTGTCCTGTCTGCGGTAAAATAAACGGCAAACAATGCGCAAACGGCCAATAACAAGCTGATGAGAATATATGGTTTGGCCTGCTTTTTACGTTTTTTGGCGGGCGGCTTTGGAATACTGGTGACAGAGTGGAGTTGCTCTCGAGTTAGGAAACGTTTGATCTTGATTTTATAACCTAAGCGGGGAACCAGCTCTATCACTTGGCCGACTTTCTCTTCCTTGAGTTTGATGCGCAGTGTACGAATCGTCTGGAAGAGCGATGTCTCAGCCACCTCTTTTCTTGCCCAACCTGCTGCGATTAACTCTTCTTTGCTGACCATCTTGGGTGATAGGGTTATGAGTTTGTATAGCACGCCTTTTTCCGCTCTGTTGAGAGAGAGGTTACCAGCAGATGTGAATAGTGTTTTTTTTTGACAGTCGAAGAAAAAGTCTTCTGAAATGTGTGCTATGTGGGCCGAAGCGTTAACTTTCTCAGACATGAATTGCACTCAAAGTCATAATGGCTTAAAAAAATAATATTGTTCTTATTGTATAATTATAGATATAACTATCTATATAACTTGAGGATTTTGCCATACATTATAGTGTTCGACCACTTAAAATTCATTTAATACGATCTATTCATTGCAAAGTGATACTGAGACATTTTAACTTTTAAAAAAAGAGAAGTGTCTCTTTTATGCGACGACTGGAAATTTCGCACATTCGGATTGCTAAAGCTAACTACACTCCATACAAAGCCACATTGAAGTTATAGAGATATAAGTGGCAAGAAATATTTGGGGGCATTATGTTTGCGTTAGTCAAGAGATCACCTTCTTGTCTGCCCATAATATATACCGTATTTTTCGTAACATCTGGTACTGCTGTAGGATCCGACTTATTTGATGGGTCCTTCACGGAGAAAATATCAGAGGAAGTCGATACGGCAATGGCAGAAATCAAAGGGTTAGCCAGTCAAGTCCGTGGTGATAAGATAGATAAGAAATACCGCGCATTAAATAATCACTCTGCGTCAGCAGGTATGAAGCATGCAGGATACAGCAGTCGAAGCTCATCGGTGAATGTTCCTCTTTACAACAGTGATCCTTTTTCATCTTACATGCCACCAGGACTTCCAGAGCATGCCATCTCTGATTCCGGGGTCTTTGGTGATGGGCAGCATTCTCAAGTTGCAGGCTATATTCGCGTTGATAATACAATTCTTGCCGATAGTGCATCGTTCAAAAAGTCATCTGAACAAGATCATAATGGTTATTCACTAACGCTAGGAGGAGATTACTTATACCAAAACCATTATCTGTTTGGGTTAACTTTGGGTTTACCCTTTTATAAGCCTATGGCTGAGGATAGTGATACGGAGATTGATGGTTTAATCGCTTCTGGCTACTTTAGCTACTTTAAAGATTCATGGTTTATCGACTTTAACGCGAGCTATGCTGTGATGGATACGGATATTGAACGGCAGGTAACTCTATATACTGATCCTGTGGTCAACAATGCCAATGAAGCTGATTCAGATATTTGGGTGTTCTCTTTGGGGGCAGGTTATATCTTTGACTATGACTATTTGCAGTTAGCGCTTGAAAGCAGCCTGCAATACACCTTGTCAGATCCAGACCGTTACGATGAGAGGCTCTCTCTAACGAATTCAAGTTATCTATTCTCCAAGATCGACGACGTAGAAGCTCTGGAATCGACGATGTTGATCTCAGGTCTGAGCATCTCGTACCCATTTAGAACACCATTTGGTGTATTTCAACCTTATGCGAAGGGCTATTTACATTACGATATAGACAGTGGCAAAGAGCGGATCATCTCCCAGCTGAAATCAAATTACTCGGGTAGCATCTTACCTATCGTCGTAGAGTCTCATGATGACGTATATGGAAGGGTGCATATCGGTATTTCCGGCGCGTTGGGTAGGGATTGGTACGGCTATGCAGAAGCCAGTCAGTTGTTATGGCACGATGATTTATCGGCCTATACCATCTCCGTAGGACTGAGCATGGCGCTTGATTAAATGTTAGTAGCAAACTTACAGCAATTATCCAATGGAAATTGGTTTTAATCACATATTATTCGCCCGGCCTTTGCCGGGCTTTGATTTTATTCGTGAGGCATGTAAGGTTTTGTGCATAAAATTGGATTTTGTTTGTACACTACAAACAGTGACATACAGTCAAAAAATATAACTTGTTGTTAATAAACTACATTTTAGTGCTTTTGATCACAGAATGCAGAGCCTAATATTCAGTATCGTTCCCGCCATAATTAAAACTCAAATTTTATACTTCCCCCAATAAAATTATGAGTATAAAGGGAAAAATCTCGTGAACTTTAATCTATCAACGGTTGCAAAAGCCGTGATCCCACTGTGTTCTGCATTTGTTATTGTTGGCTGTAATAGCTCGTCGTCCTCAACGGATGGCAAGTTTGATACAACCAATCCACCAACTATTGATATTGAACTACCGGAGACAGATGGACCTATCGCTTACCTACCGCAGAGTGGGTCGGTCGCAGAACCTATAAAGGCAGGTGATGATGAGGCCGTGATATATATGGTGGCACGAAATGGTGCGGCGAAGGCACTGTCATCGTTTGAGAATTACAGCCTTCATGTATGGAATAATGACACCTGTGATAGAGCCGCGAAGGAAAGTTCGGGTTGGGACGACAAATCTATTGCCCCGGAAGGCGAAGATGAATATGGCCCGTACTGGAAACTGCCACTTAAAAGTGGGAAAACCGATTGTATTAATTTCATCATTCGTGATGGGAACCTAAGCAACTTGTCAGGCAGTGATGCAAAACTTGATTTCAACCAAATCAAGGATCGAACAGCCTCTTATGTGTCGGGTAGCAATCAGGCGTACGATGATCGCGGGGATGCCTATGTGCTACTGTTCGGTGTCGCTAATGCAGAAGCCCATCTAGTTGAAGGGCATACCTTGATTTGGGACGGGGTCGAATCAGCGGATGAGGTACGTCTTTATGTCCAGCTTGATGGTGGTTTTGCGCCTGACAGCGAAAATCAGTATGACGCTGATTATATTGTCCTGGAACCAACAGTTCTTAGCGCGGATGTAAAAGCAAAATTCCCTCATCTGGCAAACAAACCTGCTTATTCAATCGATCGTGCTATCGATATGCGCCCGGTCATGAAAGCGGAATTGGCGGCGATAGCGGTCGATGAGGACGGATTGGTACTCAGTGGTACCAAAGTTCAATCTGCGGGGGCGTTTGATCAACTATTTGCCAATGCGGCTGCTAACGTTGAACTTGGTGCTGTGATTGATGGTAGCGAAACGCAGTTCAATGTGTGGGCGCCGTCTGCACAGAATGTGGTGACCGTTCTTTTTGATGAAAACAAGGAAGAACTGGGTCGCCTGCAGATGGATTACGATGAAACTTCTGGGGTGTGGTCGCTAGTAACAGATAAAGCCCCCAATGGTACTTACTTCCGCTATCTGGTTGATGTCTTCCATCCGGTGTCAGGCGCAGTAGAAAGCTACCAGGTAACGGATCCGTATTCGCTGAGCTTGTCGATGAACTCGGAATACAGCCAGGTAATTGATCTTAATGATCCTGCTCTCAAGCCTCAAGGGTGGGATGATCTTCAAAGACCGATTGACCAAACAAACCCATCACAGTTTGTGATCTACGAGTCCCACGTGCGTGATTTTTCTGCCCAGGATGAATCTACCCCGGACAATGCCCGTGGCAAGTTTATTGCCTTTATGCAGCCTGACTCGGTACCGGTCAAGCATTTAAAATCATTGAGTGAAAGTGGTGTCACCCACCTTCATTTGTTGCCAATTTTCGATATTGCCACCATCAACGAAAACCCTGATGAAGCCGCGAATATTGAAGAGTCGTTTAGCAAGCTATGTGAAGTTAATACGGCGGTGAAGTCTTCTAAGTTTGCCAAATACTGCTCTTCGGGGCTGACCATTGCCGAAGCTCTTGAGGAAGTGAAGCAGGACGATACTAAAGAGAACCCGGCTGTTCAGGAGTTGAACCGTTTCGTTTCGGATGTCGATGGCTTCAACTGGGGTTACGACCCATTCCATTATACAGTGCCTGAGGGGTCGTACTCGACCAACCCGGATGGCCCGCAGCGCATCAAAGAGCTGCGAGAGGCTGTGATGGCGATCAAGCAAGATATCGGTATGAATGTGGTCATGGACGTGGTCTACAATCATACTAATTCCGCGGGCCCAGAGCAGCGTACCTCAGTACTCGATAAGCTTGTGCCATGGTATTACCAGCGCTTGAATCCGGTAACCGGTAATGTTGAAAACTCGACTTGTTGTTCCAATACCGCACCTGAGCGGGCGATGTTTGAGAAATTGATCAGCGACTCGCTAGTGGTGTGGTCGCGCGATTACAAGATCGATTCATTCCGCTTTGATTTGATGGGCCATCACCCACTTGATCAGATGCAGCGTTCGCTACTCGAAGTCCAGAAGGTTGATCCGAATACATACTTCTACGGTGAGGGGTGGAACTTCGGTGAAGTCGGCAATGACGCACTGTTTGTCCAGGCGACCCAACCGAACCTAGGGGGAACCGGTATCGGTAGCTTCTCTGACCGTCTGCGTGATGCTGTCCGTGGTGGTAGTCCATTCGACAGCAAAGAGGGGATCCGCAAAACACAGGGCTTTGGTAACGGTGCTTTTGTTCAGAAAAACGAAATCAGTGATGTGACCAAAGCGCAAGCCTTACATCTTGCCGATCTGACTCGCCTGGGCATGGCCGGTAACCTCAAAGACTTCAAAATGATTGATTCAACCGGCACCATTATCCGCGGCGATGAGTTGGACTACAATGGTCAACCAGCAGGCTATGCGGTCGATCCAACGGAGATCCAAAACTACGTCTCTAAACACGATAACCAAACCTTGTGGGATAACAACCAGTATAAGATTGGTTACAGTGTCAGCACAGAAGACCGTGTACGTATGCAGGCTGTATCTCTTGCGACAGCGATGCTGGGACAGGGCATGCCGTTTACCCACATGGGTTCTGAGCTGCTGCGTTCCAAGTCAATGCAGCGTGACTCTTATGATTCTGGTGACTGGTACAACTTGGTTGATTTCACCCTGAACGACAACAACTGGGACAAGGGCTTGCCTCGCAAGGATAAAGACGGCGACAACTACGATCTGATTGAAGAGGTCATTACCTCTGCCGGTCTGAACGCCAAGCCGACTCCTGCGGATATGGCAGCCATGGTTGAGTACTTCAAAGAGCTGGCCTTGCTGCGGAAATCATACCCGTTGATTACCTTGGGTACGGGTGCGGAAGTGAACAAGCGTGTTGATTTCCACAATACCGGCAGTGATCAAACCGCGGGTCTGATCGTGATGTCTATTGATAACGGTACCGCTGCGGGGACAGATCTGGATAGCAGCCTTGATGGTCTGGTCATTGTGATTAACGCGACCAACGTATCACAGGATATCAAGTGGGCAACGGATTTGACCTTAAGCCCGTACCACAAATCGGCGCTAGCATCACAGACCACTGTTGCTGCTGATGGTGATGGTGTTGTGGCAAGCGTCCCGGCCTGGACTCCGGCTGTGTTCGAAATACCTCGCTCAACTGGTGTTCGTGGTCAGGGGATTCCGGTGACAGCGAAGCCAGCGAAATAATCACACTTTTATCATAACGATAAGGCCCTCAATCTTGAGGGCTTTTTTTGTCGAGGGATGTTGCAACACGGCTAAACGCAAATATAAACACATTGTTCATCATTGGTTCATTTTGGCTGCTATACACTGCCAAACATGAAAGTACGATAGAAAAGAAGGTTAGCGATGAAAAATACACTTACCAGCATTTTTGCTTTAGTACTGGGTTTCTTCACTGTGACATTTGCAGCTGTCATGGGGTTATTCATCGGGTTGGGTGCACTGATTGCCAGACCGTTTATCAAGAAGAAAATCAATGCGGCTTACCAAGAGGCACTAAAGCAGCAGGGTTATAGCGATCAAAGTTTCCAGCAGGAAAACCAGGGGGCAACCTTCGATGGCGAATACGAAGACATTACCCATTCGGCACCGCACGGCTCAAAGCAGTCGATGGCGTGAGACCAACGGGGTGAGGAAGAAAAGCCCCAGCAGAATTGATAAAAGGCGCCAGCTCTGAGAGCTGGCGTTTTTTTATGGGCGATAATGTTGTTTAACGCAGTCGAGAAAGTTAGTCACATCTTGCTCTCTGGCATTGAACTGATATTTCTTGTTGTTACCGCGTAACTCAAAATGACCTTTGTCTTGTTTGACCAGAGTGGTAAAGATATCAAAAGCTTGCTTATCACTGGTGGCTCCGAGCATGACAAACCTTCCCACAGTGTGTTTGGTGCCATTGTTGCGCCAATTGGTGGTGAATACTTCAACCGGGCTGCCCGAACGGTAGTAGTGAAAATTTTCAAAGCCGGTAGGATGGGTGATATCTGTCTTTAGATCTACGTAGCGATTACGCATCGCGTTGTTGGTAATGACAGCAATCTGCAGATCGGGTGTAAACGTATTTTGTTGACTTTTCGTTAGGTGGTAGATGTCGAGACGGCACATCCTCTCATTGTTTAACGTTTCACTGGTTGGCTGAATTTGAGCGGTCACGTCGGCACTAGTTAAACATAAAATAAGCAAAATGACGGGAGTGAGGTGCTTCATACAGATGCCCTTGAAAACAACTCCCCCAAGCATAGTGATTTCTACTGCTCAAGCCCTGTCTTAATTTAGCTAATAAGATTAAATTCCAGTTGTTGGGTAGTTATGGGTTGTAGATTTTTGTTTTAACCATCCTGCGGTATTGGCTTGGGCTCATATTGTAGTGCTGCAAAAAACGGGTGGAAAAGTGATGTGCGTCCTTGTATCCAACTTGCTCGGCAACATCTTGGACTGACATGCCAAAGTCCCTCAGTAGTTGCTGCGCAGCATCCATCCTCAATCGCTGTAGGTGCTGGTGTGGGGTTTCACCGACTTGGTCTTTGAATTTTCGGTTAAATGTCCGAAGCGGTACGCCACACTGATCAGCGATACTCTGTGCGGTAATGGGATGGGCCAGGTTTCTTTTCATCCAATCCTGTGCCAAGGCAATCGATTCGTCAAACTGCAGCTCGCCGCCAATTTGGTAAAAAGGCTGCTGAGTCGATTTTGAAATTTCGTGGCCGAAATGGGTTTCTATTGTCTGTGCTGTCTTTTGGCCGAAGTACTCCGTAATAAGGTACAGGATCATTTCTGATTGTGAGTTGATACTGGTTGTACAGTAAATACCGTCGGCTGCAGTGATAGAGGCTTGGCGATTGAGATTGACTCTGGGGTAGCGGCTGGCAAAGGTATCGAAGTAGTACCAATGGGTAGTGGCAACTTGTCCATTGAGCAAGCCCGTCTCGGCCAGCCAGGCTACCCCGGTACCGGTTGCAACCAGCTTCGCGCCTTTCTGGTATTGCATTTTGAGCCAAGCAATAATTTCAGGCGAACGCCGAATCGATTGTTGTGGGTTTCCCCACATTGGCGGGAGGATCAAAATATCGAAGGGTTGCGGATCAGCGTAGGTTATATCGGGTTGCAGCTTGAGTCCAGCGGTCACCTTGGTCGGTGCCAGTTTGGGGGCAACTAATTTGATAGAAAATGGCTGGCTCCGCTGCTGTGCGCGTGGCCTTAAACTTGCGGCTGAACTGAGCATTTCGGCAGCAAGGGAAATGCCGGTAATTAATGCTCTTTCATAGAGCAGAAATCCAATCTTCATGGTTTATCAGTGACCTAGCTGTGTTCATCGCGTAATTGTATGGCTTATTTTACTATGGCTTGGCATTTTTGTCAGATAAATTGGCATAAATGTCAGATGAATGAACACTGTAAATTGATAATCTATGTGCTCTTTAAATTTGAGAGCAGGTTCAGGATGTCAAAGTTACCGCTAATTGTAGGCTTCGGTGGGATGAATGCCGCTGGTCGTAGTTCAGGTTTTCACAGCTACAAGCGCATGGTGGCAGATGTGCTTGCCGATCAGGATATGGCATCAACTTGGCAAGATCTGGCTCACCGCATGGGGCTTGCTGATGGGACGACGGTCGATCCAGAAGTCATTGACGCCATCAAGACTGGTACGTTAGTCCGTCGTATTGAGTCGTTTGATCCTGACAGCTTACGCTATCAATATAAAGCCGTTTTGAATGGCGGGCAGGAAACCATCACCTTTACGCTGCGCAAATCAAAAATGCCGACACGCATTCCTGACAATTGGCTGGTGGAAGAGCAGGGCAATAAAGTAACGATTACGGTCACAGGCGAGCTCAATGCTTTGCTCGAAGACCGTGTGACATTTTCTGTCACCAGTGGCGGTAATATCCCATCCGGGTTTGAACCCGGCAAGCTATATAATTCCCGTTTTCATCCTCGCGGTCTGACCTTGGCGGTGTACGGGGCTTCTGATGCCCTCAATTCCATGGGCTTGGATTGGGACGAGGTGCTGGGGCATATCAAACCCGATCAAGTTTCGGTTTACGCAGGCAGTGCGCTGGCTCAGGTTGACGAGAACTCGCTGTCTGGAATGTTGGCTGCCCCTTTGACTGGCGGCAGAGTCAGTTCGAAAATGATGGCCCTCTCACTCGCTGAGATGCCAGCTGACTTTATCAATGGCTATGTTATTAATAGTATTGGCACAACGGGCACCAGCATGGGAGCTTGTGCGACATTTTTGTACAACTTGCGCCAAGGTATGCTGGATATCCAGCAGGGCAATTCGCGCGTTGCTATCGTCGGTAACGCAGAGGCGCCAGTTGTCGCTGAAATCATGGAAGGCTTCCGTGTGATGGGCGCATTAGCCGAAGATGCTCAGCTCAAGGCATTGGATAACAGCGATACGGTCGATAATCGCCGTGCATGCCGACCGTTTTCATCGAATGCCGGTTTTACCATGGCCGAATCGAGCCAGTTTGTGGTTCTTATGGATGATGAATTGGCATTGGAGCTAGGGGCAACAGTTTATGGTTCGGTAGCTGATGTGTTTATCAATGCTGATGCTAATAAGAAGTCAATTTCGGCTCCCGGCGTGGGCAATTATGTAACCATGGCAAAAGCGACGGCATTGGCCAAAGCCATTTTAGGTGCCGAAGGGGTGAAACAAACCTATGTGCAGGCGCACGGTACTGGGACACCACAAAACCGGGTCACCGAAAGTCATATCCTCAACGAGGTGGCAAAAACTTTCAGCATTGATAATTGGCCGGTAGCGGCAATAAAGTCATACGTTGGCCATTCGATGAGTGCCGCTCCAGGGGATCAGCTGATCGCATCATTGGGGGTGTGGCAGTATGGCTGGATCCCGGGGATCAAAACGATCGACCATATTGCAGACGATGTCCACCAGACGAATCTGAACATCTTGACTGATCATCACTTTGCTGGTGAGAATGGCGAAGATTACAAGGGGGTCATCCTTAACGCTAAAGGCTTTGGCGGAAATAATGCGTCGAGCCTGGTGCTATCGCCGCAGCAAACCATGTCAATGCTGTCGAAAAAATACAGTGATGATGTGATGTCAGCCTATTACAACAAAAATAAGCTTGTCTCTCAGCATGCGGTTGCCAATGATGTTGCAGCGTGTGAGGGGCAGGAGCTAATCCGCTATCACTTTGGTGAAAGTGTCATGGATGAAACTTCCGTGGTGATGACCCCAGAGGTGGTAAAACTCTCCGAGTTTGCCGTATCGATTCCGCTGGCAACCGAGAATCCTTACGCAGACTATAGCTAGGTCACTGTCCCATTTCGTGATCTTCAGGAAGCGAATACAAGCCGCTGTTATTACGCAGCGGCTTTTTTATGGTAGCTTGAGAATTCCTATAAGAAAAACGGAGTCTAGTACGTTGGCAAACGTTATGTTGGTTGCGAACCTCAATTGTGATCGGGTGCTGCAACTGAAAGAATCGCTGCAGGCGGGTGGAAGACATCATTATCAAGATCTCGGCCGTCGCTTGGGTGGTGGCGGTGCGAATACCGGGCTTGCTCTGGTTTATGCTGGCCACCATGTTGCACTGGTTAGCCAGGTCGGCCGTGATGAGACGGCGGACTGGCTATTGGCTGAGGCAAGCCTGAAGGGATTGAACTGCTCGTTGTTACAGCGTAACGATATTGTCACCCCGGAGCTGATGCTGCTGATGACACCTGATGGCGAAAGAACCATTATCCGCCCAGAGCGGCCGGCATTTTCGTTAGGGCCTGCACCGGATTTTTCTCTCTGGGATGGTATCTATATCAATTCGAGTGCAGAAGGTATCGCGCAGTGGGCGAAAAATGCACTCGAGCAGGATGTAGGTGCTTGCGGGAATAGCAAAAAATCTGTGCTAGTTGTTGCCCAACTTCCCAAAAGCCTAACTCGGCGCCCATGCCAAGTACTTATCACTTCCCGCTCAGATTTGGATGCCCATATCTTGTCGTCGGATAGTCCCTCGTCAGTAAACGATATTGGCCCTTTTGAGTATGCCAAAACGGTAGCAGGGGAATCGCTGGAGTACTTCATTGTCACTGATGGTGAAAAAGGTGCCACTGCCTACAGTCAGGCAGGGCAAGAGTATGTGCCAGCAGTTGAAACTGAAGTTGTTGATACGACCGGAGCCGGCGATGCCTATGCCGCAGGAGTTATCCACGGGTTATTGGCAAAGCAATCTATTGCCGAAGCGATGGCTGTCGGTGCTAAGTGGGCTGCGATTGCGGTAGCGACACCCAGCTCAGTGCCGGGAGACGAATTTAAAGCGTTTTTAGCACGGTAAATGTAACGGGCGGGAACATGCCTCAGAAATGAAAAGGGTTAGCCGTTGGCTAACCCTTTCTTTATCCCTTTGTTTGAAGATCCGTTACTTCTTCAATTTGGTGATTTTCGATTTATTCAACACTGCACGGCGCAGGCGAGCACGACGCTCTGCATCTGACTGGTCCGTTGGGTTGTTGGTACGGCCACGGCGGTCACGGAAAGCAGCTTTGTTGTGGATTTTATCCAATAGCGCATCACGGCTCTTCGGCTCGTAACCGGTTAGCTGGATACGTTTAATACGTTGCTTGATCAGGTTTTCTACCTGCTGCAGCGTCAGCTCTTCATCGCGACTGACAAAAGAAACCGCATGTCCTTGCTGTCCAGCACGGCCAGTACGGCCAATACGGTGGACATAATCTTCAGCCAGGAAAGGCATGTCAAAGTTTACTACGTGCGGTAGGCCTTGGATGTCCAAGCCACGTGCTGCGACTTCGGTGGCAACCATGACTCGTGCTTTGCCTTCTTTGAACTCGTCAAGGGCGCGACGACGAGCGCTTTGTGCCTTGTCACCATGGCAAAGTACGGCTTTGATGCCGTCAAGCTTCAGCTCTTTGACCAGCTCGTTTGCTGTTTCTTTGTAGTTAACGAATACCAGTACCTGCTGCCAGTTTTTCTTACCGATCAGCTCAGACAGAAGCTCACGCTTGCGATCTTGGTCGACAGGATAAACCACGTGAGCAACAGTATCTGCTGTCGCGTTTTCCGGGCTGACAGAAATGCGCTTTGGTTTGCGCATGATGTCGTTAGCTAGTTTGTTCATCTGGGCAGAGAACGTCGCGGAGAACAGCATAGTCTGTGGGTGGTTGCGGATATCACCCATGATCAGGCGGATGTCGGAGACAAAGCCCATGTCCAGCATACGGTCAGCTTCATCGAACACCAAGAACTCAAGGTTTGCCAGCGTAACATTGTTAAGCTCCATGTGCTCAAGCAGACGGCCTGGTGTGGCCACCAAAATGTCCAAACCTGGTTCAAGCTTCTTCTCTTGAGAGGCCATCTTGGTGCCACCATAGACTGCAGCGACTGAGATGTCCGTGTACTTGGTGTAGTCCTCGATGTTTTTGGCAATCTGGGCTACCAGTTCACGAGTCGGGGCCAAGATCAGCGCGCGTACATTGAACCGGCCACGCGGCTTAGGGTTATCCAGGATCTGCTGGATAATAGGCAAGGCGAAAGCGGCTGTTTTACCGGTACCTGTTTGGGCATTGGCAAGAATATCGTTTCCGCGACGAGCGTGTGGGATCGCTTGTTTTTGGATTGGAGTTAATTTCTCATAGCCGCACTCGGTAAGTGCGCGAACAATTTCCTGAGAAAAGTTTTGTGATGCAAATGACATTCTTCTTTCCTAAAGCAGACGGCTGAGCCTGACAAAAATATGGCCGAAGATTATAGATGAATATTAGACAGCTGTGGGGACTAATTTGGAAAAAATGATGTTAATTTCGGCAGTTGGTGTGGGGGAGTTAAGTTTTTGGGCTTAAATGATTAGGCTGAGGTAGGTTTTTTCAGCCCAAATCAATTTTTGCTTATACACTGGAGGTCACTTTTGCGATACAGGCCAGAGTGTTAGC
It contains:
- a CDS encoding putative ATP-dependent RNA helicase (COG0513) translates to MSFASQNFSQEIVRALTECGYEKLTPIQKQAIPHARRGNDILANAQTGTGKTAAFALPIIQQILDNPKPRGRFNVRALILAPTRELVAQIAKNIEDYTKYTDISVAAVYGGTKMASQEKKLEPGLDILVATPGRLLEHMELNNVTLANLEFLVFDEADRMLDMGFVSDIRLIMGDIRNHPQTMLFSATFSAQMNKLANDIMRKPKRISVSPENATADTVAHVVYPVDQDRKRELLSELIGKKNWQQVLVFVNYKETANELVKELKLDGIKAVLCHGDKAQSARRRALDEFKEGKARVMVATEVAARGLDIQGLPHVVNFDMPFLAEDYVHRIGRTGRAGQQGHAVSFVSRDEELTLQQVENLIKQRIKRIQLTGYEPKSRDALLDKIHNKAAFRDRRGRTNNPTDQSDAERRARLRRAVLNKSKITKLKK
- a CDS encoding carbohydrate kinase PfkB family (COG0524); amino-acid sequence: MLVANLNCDRVLQLKESLQAGGRHHYQDLGRRLGGGGANTGLALVYAGHHVALVSQVGRDETADWLLAEASLKGLNCSLLQRNDIVTPELMLLMTPDGERTIIRPERPAFSLGPAPDFSLWDGIYINSSAEGIAQWAKNALEQDVGACGNSKKSVLVVAQLPKSLTRRPCQVLITSRSDLDAHILSSDSPSSVNDIGPFEYAKTVAGESLEYFIVTDGEKGATAYSQAGQEYVPAVETEVVDTTGAGDAYAAGVIHGLLAKQSIAEAMAVGAKWAAIAVATPSSVPGDEFKAFLAR